A genomic window from Cytophagia bacterium CHB2 includes:
- the rsmI gene encoding 16S rRNA (cytidine(1402)-2'-O)-methyltransferase — MKCSKHTKPWESSISWKSDLQIHESNTAVVSEEQYGTLFLVSTPIGNLKDITLRAVETLRAVDLIAAEDTRRAAILLQHYDIRKPTISYHNFNERKAAPRLLAELRAGKSVALITDAGTPGISDPAFYLVREALAHALPLEAIPGPAAFVPALILSGLPTDRFVFEGFPPVKKGRQTFFQELKHERRTIVLYESPQRVLRTLTAVLEIWGDRRVALARELTKLHEETLRGRVSELLDILQNRTLKGECVLVIAGAEPRRERSAAPETPPG, encoded by the coding sequence ATGAAATGCAGCAAACATACTAAACCGTGGGAATCATCCATCAGTTGGAAGTCAGACTTGCAGATTCATGAAAGCAATACTGCCGTTGTTTCTGAAGAGCAGTATGGGACGCTGTTTTTGGTCAGCACGCCGATCGGCAATTTGAAGGATATTACCCTGCGCGCGGTGGAAACGTTGCGTGCGGTGGATTTGATTGCGGCGGAAGACACGCGCCGCGCTGCAATTTTATTGCAGCATTACGATATTCGAAAGCCGACGATAAGTTATCACAATTTCAATGAACGGAAAGCTGCGCCGCGTTTGCTCGCCGAATTGCGCGCCGGCAAAAGCGTGGCACTCATTACTGACGCCGGTACACCGGGAATTTCCGACCCCGCGTTTTACCTCGTGCGTGAGGCCCTGGCCCACGCCCTTCCCCTCGAAGCGATTCCCGGTCCGGCAGCGTTTGTCCCAGCGCTGATTCTGTCCGGCCTGCCCACCGATCGCTTCGTCTTTGAAGGATTTCCGCCCGTGAAAAAAGGCCGCCAAACTTTTTTCCAGGAGCTGAAACACGAGCGTCGCACCATCGTGTTGTATGAGTCGCCGCAGCGCGTCTTGCGCACCCTCACGGCGGTTTTGGAAATATGGGGCGATCGGCGCGTGGCCCTGGCGCGCGAACTGACAAAACTGCACGAAGAGACGCTGCGCGGCCGCGTCTCGGAATTGCTGGACATTCTGCAAAACCGCACGCTGAAAGGCGAATGCGTGCTGGTGATTGCCGGGGCGGAACCTCGGCGCGAGCGTTCGGCCGCGCCGGAAACGCCGCCGGGTTAA